TAGGGAGGCGGGAGAGAGGTGGCAGATGATCCAAAAGACTCCGGCCCAGACCCAGGTATATCtctttctctttacttttctgcCTTTTATTTCTCATCCTACTTATCTCCCACTCCCACCTTTTTCATATTCGTTTTTATCACCGTTTCAAATTAGCCCTGCCCACATTACGAAATCCGTTTTCTGCTTGTTCAAttggaaattttattttatttctgcTGAATCTGTAACAATGGCTCTTAAATCTGATTCGCAGAAGAAGAGCTACTGCGTGATGGAAGATGTTTATGGAGTGGTGATGACACCCAAGGTGGACCTTCAACAACTCCAGCTCCAACTTCATAGCAAGCCCGCTCCTCCACACCTCATGCTTCCTAATATTGGACGAGCACTTGAGGttcttttttcctcttttttttatttggtttacCTCTctcgtgtttgttgtttaatactactatcaatCCACCAAGATTCCACCTTCCCACTTACTCTGGAATTcattgttttatttgctttttcacTACATGGGTATATACCACTAGAATTTAATgaggatttcttttaataagAATCAACTGTTGTGTTGTTTTAATTCAGCTGCTGGCAGTCCTGAGAAAAAGattgaactttttttatttgcctCAGGATTTATTAAAGACTAGAGAAGTGGGCGAGTTCCTTAGTGGGGCTTTTGCGGGGGCCATGACCAAAGCTATTCTTGCCCCTCTCGAGACCATCCGGTTAGATCCTGCTATTCTGTTTTGCAATTCACTTCTAACTTAGGTTTGTTTGTGTCCACTTTTTGGAATTTCACAGATTATTACCCCCTCTCTTTTAAGCACTCGTTTTAggaaaatgatattaatagTCAAGTGTAGAGAAAGTAAATTTCGAGAAGACTGATATTGGATCACTTAAATTCCTGAAAATTGTGCATTGATTTGGCTATTCTGGAATTCAACTTTACTTTTGCAGAACATGTGGATGCGGCATTCCTTTTCTTGTCTAATGTTAATCGAAACATGCAGGACAAGGATGGTTGTTGGTGTTGGGTCCAAAAACATATATGGCAGTTTTGttcaaattattgaaaaacaGGGCTGGCAAGGGCTCTGGGCTGGGAATGCAATAAATATGCTTCGCATAGTTCCCACGCAAGCAATTGAGCTTGGTACATTTGAATATGTGAAACGAGCAATGACTACAGCACAAGAGAAATGGAAGCTGAATGATAGCCCAAGTTTGCAATTAGGCCAtctgaatttcaatttttctctgGCCTGGTTGTCTCCTGTTGCTGTTGCTGGTGCTGCTGCAGGAATTGTTAGTACCCTTGCCTGTCATCCCCTTGAAGTCTTAAAGGTATGAGCAAAATCTACGTCTTCGGGTAACTAGTTAATTAAAGAGGGTAAATATTAGTCTTTCTTATCTGTTTGTTTCATTGGTCTTATACAGGACAGGTTGACAGTGAGTCCTGATATATATCCCAACCTAAGTATTGCAGTTACCAAGATATACAAGGAAGGTGGAATCGGTGGTCTATACTCTGGGTTGTCGCCCACATTGATCGGCATGCTCCCATACAGCACGTGTTACTATTTCATGTATGAGACGATGAAGAAATCATATTGCttaacaaagaaaaaggatTCTTTGTCTCGTGCTGAGATGCTCCTAATTGGGGCGCTCTCTGGTAACACAGCATTTCAGTTTCCATGCTACAATTAAactatactagtactagtttGTATTAATCTCTTTAAACATTGCAGGCTTGACGGCTAGCACCATCAGCTATCCTTTGGAGGTGGCGAGGAAGCGGCTAATGGTGGGAGCTCTGCAAGGGAAATGTCCACCAAACATGGCGGCTGCACTCTCTGAAGTTTTCAGAGACGAGGGTGTTAAAGGACTCTATCGAGGCTGGGGGGCTAGCTGCTTGAAGGTGATGCCTTCCTCTGGTATCACATGGATGTTCTACGAAGCTTGGAAAGACATATTGCTCACTGAAAAGCGTCCCTCTTGAAAAACAATGGTCTAACTCCCCTGATGCAGAAGTCAATTTAGCCCAAAGGCTTGTTTTTGCAGGTGGGCAGATGAGGCCTGCAAGTTGAAGGTGAAGAAGATGGAAGTTTTGGGTTGATCTTCCTTGGAAATTTACTCTTGAAGAAGTTTCATGATAGAGAAAGCTAACTAGCACAAATGATATTTGGATTATTGGGCACAATTTTGTTTCTGGATTTATGTAGGCAGGTAAAACGCACATGTTgctcaattgaattgaagctCATTTCTTGGTTCAACACTAGATATGTATGTAGCAAGATAACTATGAATTATTCATCCAATCAACTTACAATTCCTACAACACATATATACTGCAAgccaaatatatttaaaaatataattccaaAGTATCAGAGCATTCAGCAACACTTATCAGTGCCCAGCATAGAATACACTTCACTGCCGCCATGTCAAAGAATGCCTAGGCTTCTGAAGATTCATTATCTGCACATAATAACATTCagcatgagagagagagagagagagagagagagagagagagagagagtttgaTCCATCTGTATACCACACCTTCATTAGTCAATTGTTCAAACCGGGCAACTATGTGTTTCCCATATGTATATTTCTTCAAAGCAACAAGATGAAGCTGGATACAGTTAAGCAGTCTCTCCCGCTGATTCTCGTTGCTAATATCAATAATCTTCTGCACCACGTAATTCGCGTACTGATCCTTCATCATCGTCTGAATACCAAGATAAAGTTCACCACAAGCATTGGAAAGCAAACTATAGCACAGCACGTTTACctcaaaacttaaaatttactTCAAATTATTTCTCTTACCAATAAACTATCGCCATCCTCAGGCTGTGAAAGAATCTCCTCAATCAAGCAGTCACACTCA
The Salvia hispanica cultivar TCC Black 2014 unplaced genomic scaffold, UniMelb_Shisp_WGS_1.0 HiC_scaffold_128, whole genome shotgun sequence genome window above contains:
- the LOC125198192 gene encoding probable mitochondrial adenine nucleotide transporter BTL1; translated protein: MIQKTPAQTQKKSYCVMEDVYGVVMTPKVDLQQLQLQLHSKPAPPHLMLPNIGRALEDLLKTREVGEFLSGAFAGAMTKAILAPLETIRTRMVVGVGSKNIYGSFVQIIEKQGWQGLWAGNAINMLRIVPTQAIELGTFEYVKRAMTTAQEKWKLNDSPSLQLGHLNFNFSLAWLSPVAVAGAAAGIVSTLACHPLEVLKDRLTVSPDIYPNLSIAVTKIYKEGGIGGLYSGLSPTLIGMLPYSTCYYFMYETMKKSYCLTKKKDSLSRAEMLLIGALSGLTASTISYPLEVARKRLMVGALQGKCPPNMAAALSEVFRDEGVKGLYRGWGASCLKVMPSSGITWMFYEAWKDILLTEKRPS